From the genome of Candidatus Dependentiae bacterium, one region includes:
- a CDS encoding nucleotidyltransferase domain-containing protein produces the protein MESNSSAIKYKNEIVKIIEKHCPACKIYLFGSQAKGKFKQTSDIDIALEDKNKIEKITISKIKDDLDESNIPFLIDLIDLNEISNEFKNNIKGDLVLWKL, from the coding sequence ATGGAATCAAACTCCTCTGCAATAAAGTATAAAAATGAAATTGTTAAAATAATTGAAAAACATTGCCCTGCCTGTAAAATTTATCTTTTTGGATCACAGGCTAAAGGAAAATTTAAACAAACATCTGATATAGATATCGCTTTAGAAGATAAAAATAAAATCGAAAAAATAACAATATCAAAAATAAAAGATGATTTGGATGAATCTAATATTCCATTTTTAATTGACTTAATAGATTTAAATGAAATTTCAAATGAATTTAAAAATAACATAAAAGGAGATTTGGTTTTATGGAAGCTCTAA
- a CDS encoding DNA polymerase III subunit alpha produces the protein MEKHFSHLHLHTEFSLLDGAIKISELVKFAKEQAWKSIAISDHGNVFGAVKFFQECAKKEIKPILGCEMYITNDCKIKDVKEKYHHLLLLVENEEGYRNLCHLMAFSYKEGFYFKPRIDYEVLKKYSKGLIASSACIGGQIPRLLSENNWEAAQDKVEWFLDVFGENNFLMEVQPPDYKEQIASNEKIFELASKYDLPIIGTCDAHFLHKEDREAHEILLTVQTRGLFSDPDRYTFGDANCYLRTTQEMLDAFPGREEIVWKTGEIADRCEFKFTFGKLFFPKFEIPAEHDEKSYFKHLCVEGLEELKQKDLIPKDQYEIYDQRLKIEVDLITSMGFIGYFLVVSDFVRWAKNNGVSVGAGRGSAAGSLVAWALAITNVDPLKYNLLFERFLNPERISMPDIDIDFCIERREDVINYVRQKYGVDCVCQIITFGTMMAKGVIKDIARALGFPFKDAAAISDLIPEQLKITLAESITQEPRLKEMIDNDPNVKRLMDVALKLEGLTRHASKHAAGVVISPKPIEEMLPVYIPPKTDELVAQYTMTDLEYLGFLKMDFLGLKNLTLIERALKSIEKNHGVKINLDKLELTDPKTFSLLCKGNTTGVFQFESDGIKDVLRKLQPDKFEDLIAVNALYRPGPLGSGMVDDFIEGRHGRKKVTYIFDALKEVLEETYGVIVYQEQVMKIASVIGGYTLGGADLLRRAMGKKKADVMAAQKEQFVKGAKEKNLDEKKAADLFDLMAYFAGYGFNKSHSTAYALIAYHTAYLKANYPHEFMAALVSFETNDPDKLSLYLQQVSEMGIEVTAPNINISQGEFVAVNNGILFGLQGIKNVGLAALENIFEERKKGDFKDLLDFCMRVDLRVVNKRVIESLVCAGAMDCMPGNRAQKMNELDKIIDLAILKKEAARTGQMSLFGATAKETNSQMQTFYSFEPCEEWGEKEKLEKEKEIAGFYLSSHPLKAYNSFLKLFKFESFADTLLKVQNFKGQKEFEVSTCGILQTFKVINTKKGDRMAFAQVEDLSGISEIIIFPRVFAEFEKHLSDHKVFIIKGFVDLAGINKCKIKANSIIPLEKVFDDNKNLQNVEIDFEQDIHEEGCKQIKELTGSVGVPLNLFFRENNERLQLRSSYKIVVNIENIKKLEDAGLAVKCNLV, from the coding sequence ATGGAAAAGCATTTTTCACATTTACATCTTCATACTGAATTTTCACTACTTGATGGTGCTATAAAAATCTCAGAACTTGTTAAATTTGCAAAAGAACAAGCATGGAAATCTATAGCAATTTCAGATCATGGAAATGTTTTTGGTGCTGTTAAGTTTTTCCAAGAATGTGCAAAAAAAGAAATCAAGCCAATCCTTGGCTGTGAAATGTATATAACAAATGATTGCAAAATCAAAGATGTGAAAGAAAAATATCACCATCTTTTGTTACTTGTTGAAAATGAAGAAGGGTACAGAAATCTTTGCCATTTAATGGCTTTTTCTTACAAAGAAGGTTTTTATTTTAAACCTAGAATCGATTATGAAGTTTTAAAAAAATATTCCAAAGGTCTGATAGCATCCTCTGCATGTATCGGTGGACAGATTCCAAGATTGCTTAGTGAAAACAATTGGGAGGCTGCGCAAGATAAAGTGGAGTGGTTTTTGGATGTTTTTGGGGAAAATAATTTTTTGATGGAGGTTCAGCCTCCAGATTATAAAGAGCAAATAGCATCAAATGAAAAAATTTTCGAGCTTGCTAGCAAATATGATTTGCCAATCATAGGAACATGTGATGCTCATTTCCTGCACAAAGAAGATCGTGAAGCTCATGAAATTTTACTTACCGTCCAAACGCGAGGTCTTTTTTCTGATCCTGATAGATATACTTTTGGTGATGCAAACTGCTATTTGCGAACAACACAAGAAATGTTAGATGCTTTTCCTGGTAGAGAAGAGATAGTTTGGAAAACTGGAGAGATTGCCGATCGATGCGAGTTCAAATTCACTTTTGGAAAACTGTTTTTTCCTAAATTTGAGATTCCGGCGGAGCATGACGAAAAATCATATTTTAAACATTTGTGCGTTGAAGGTTTAGAAGAATTAAAGCAAAAAGATTTAATCCCAAAAGATCAATATGAAATTTATGATCAACGATTAAAAATCGAAGTCGATCTTATAACAAGCATGGGATTCATAGGATACTTTTTGGTTGTTAGTGATTTTGTTCGCTGGGCAAAAAACAATGGAGTTTCGGTAGGCGCAGGAAGAGGTTCCGCAGCAGGTTCGCTTGTCGCATGGGCACTTGCCATCACAAATGTTGATCCTCTAAAATACAATTTGCTTTTTGAGCGATTTCTAAATCCAGAACGAATATCCATGCCTGATATAGATATAGATTTTTGCATAGAGCGCCGCGAAGATGTTATAAATTACGTTCGCCAAAAGTATGGTGTTGATTGTGTATGTCAGATTATTACTTTCGGTACCATGATGGCAAAAGGTGTCATAAAAGATATTGCAAGAGCACTTGGTTTCCCTTTCAAAGATGCAGCTGCAATTTCAGATCTTATCCCTGAGCAATTAAAAATTACGCTTGCAGAATCTATTACTCAAGAGCCTCGCCTCAAAGAAATGATTGATAATGATCCAAATGTAAAAAGATTAATGGATGTAGCTTTAAAACTTGAAGGTTTAACTCGACATGCTTCAAAGCATGCGGCGGGCGTTGTGATTTCTCCAAAACCAATTGAAGAAATGCTTCCTGTTTATATTCCGCCCAAAACAGATGAACTCGTTGCGCAATACACAATGACCGATTTGGAATACTTAGGTTTTTTGAAAATGGATTTTTTGGGTTTAAAAAACTTAACTTTGATTGAGCGCGCACTGAAATCTATCGAAAAAAATCATGGCGTAAAAATAAATCTTGATAAGTTAGAGTTAACAGATCCCAAAACTTTTAGTCTTTTGTGTAAAGGTAATACGACTGGAGTGTTCCAATTTGAATCGGATGGTATTAAAGATGTTTTACGTAAACTGCAACCTGATAAATTTGAAGATTTGATAGCTGTGAATGCGCTTTATCGTCCGGGTCCACTTGGATCTGGAATGGTCGACGACTTTATCGAAGGTCGACATGGTAGAAAAAAGGTAACATATATTTTTGATGCGCTCAAAGAAGTGCTAGAAGAAACTTATGGTGTTATTGTTTACCAAGAGCAGGTTATGAAAATCGCATCTGTCATTGGGGGATATACTCTTGGTGGTGCAGATTTACTTCGCCGAGCAATGGGTAAGAAAAAAGCAGATGTTATGGCTGCCCAAAAAGAGCAGTTTGTAAAAGGTGCAAAAGAGAAAAATCTGGATGAGAAAAAAGCGGCAGATCTTTTCGATCTTATGGCTTATTTTGCAGGATATGGGTTTAACAAATCACACTCGACCGCATATGCGTTAATTGCTTATCACACTGCATATTTGAAAGCAAATTATCCACATGAATTTATGGCTGCATTAGTTTCGTTTGAAACCAATGATCCCGATAAACTTTCACTTTATTTGCAACAAGTTAGTGAGATGGGGATTGAAGTAACAGCCCCTAATATAAATATTTCGCAAGGAGAGTTTGTAGCAGTTAACAACGGTATTTTATTTGGTTTGCAGGGAATAAAAAATGTTGGTCTTGCTGCGCTTGAAAATATTTTTGAAGAAAGAAAAAAAGGAGATTTCAAAGATCTTTTAGATTTTTGCATGCGAGTTGATTTGCGTGTTGTTAACAAACGAGTTATTGAAAGTTTGGTTTGTGCCGGAGCTATGGATTGCATGCCGGGAAATCGTGCGCAAAAAATGAATGAGCTTGATAAAATTATTGATCTTGCAATTTTGAAAAAAGAAGCTGCAAGAACTGGTCAAATGTCCCTTTTTGGTGCAACTGCAAAAGAGACAAACTCTCAAATGCAAACATTTTATTCTTTTGAACCATGTGAAGAGTGGGGCGAAAAAGAGAAGCTTGAAAAAGAAAAAGAAATAGCAGGTTTTTATTTAAGTTCACATCCACTGAAAGCGTACAATTCGTTTTTAAAACTTTTTAAATTCGAGTCCTTTGCAGATACTTTGTTAAAAGTTCAAAATTTTAAAGGACAAAAAGAGTTTGAAGTTTCGACTTGCGGAATTTTGCAAACCTTTAAAGTAATAAATACCAAAAAAGGTGATCGAATGGCTTTTGCTCAAGTAGAAGATTTGTCAGGAATAAGTGAAATTATTATTTTCCCACGAGTTTTTGCTGAATTTGAAAAACATCTTTCCGACCACAAAGTGTTCATTATTAAAGGATTTGTTGATTTAGCTGGTATTAATAAATGTAAAATAAAAGCAAATAGTATTATACCTTTAGAAAAAGTTTTTGATGATAACAAAAACTTGCAAAATGTGGAGATTGATTTCGAGCAAGATATTCATGAAGAAGGATGTAAACAAATTAAAGAACTTACTGGATCCGTAGGAGTTCCGCTTAATCTGTTTTTCAGAGAGAATAATGAAAGATTGCAATTGCGATCGAGTTATAAAATTGTAGTTAACATAGAAAATATTAAAAAATTAGAGGATGCCGGGTTGGCAGTAAAGTGTAACTTAGTATGA
- a CDS encoding HU family DNA-binding protein translates to MNKNELINALSEETAFSKKDITKILSSFTRIIERSLRKGDKVALTGFGTYWLSRRPARIGINPATKERITLPAVNVPRFKPGKRLREEVRAAKV, encoded by the coding sequence ATGAATAAGAACGAATTGATAAATGCATTAAGCGAAGAAACAGCATTTAGCAAAAAAGATATCACAAAAATTTTGTCCTCATTCACAAGAATCATAGAAAGATCTTTGAGAAAAGGTGACAAAGTAGCATTAACAGGTTTTGGAACTTATTGGTTATCAAGAAGACCAGCTCGAATTGGAATTAATCCTGCAACAAAAGAGAGAATTACTCTTCCAGCAGTAAATGTTCCAAGATTTAAACCAGGCAAGCGCTTGAGAGAAGAAGTTCGAGCAGCTAAGGTTTAA